The genomic window TTTGCTCAATAATCTTAGCTCTATATATTAAAATTTTTGTATTCTTATATTAATTATAAAATTATATAACTATATATTTTAATAACGTGTTTTGCAAACTAGATAATTTAGTAAGAATGTATTATAAGCTTATTAATAAAAACAATGGTAGCTTTTTAGTTTGTGAGAAAAAGTTTATGTCTTCAGAATTGAAATTTTCATGTCATTTTTTATAAATATTATAAAATCATAAATAAAATTGGGTAATTCTTCTATCTTACTTTCGCTTACTTTAAAAGGTAGATCATGACCAGGGACTATTATTTTACCCATTTTTAGAGCTTTCGTAATGCTTTGGTTTGCAGCAGAAAGATTATAATATGCAAAAGACGTTTCTCTTTTCTTGGCGTCATTAACATACTTTATAGCATCCCCTACAAGCATAGTATCATTGTCTATCACACCTAAAGTTCCTGCCGTATGTCCAGGTAATAATATAAATTTTAAGCCGTATAAAGTATCTCCTTCTTCTACCTTGATTAATCTGTCATTTAGAAGAGTGGGTAGGTACTGAGCTGAATATAAATCTGGCGTATTTTGAGTATACTCTACCTCTCTTTTCGAAGCATATATCTTGGCTTTTGAAAAAATTAGTGAATTTAGTGAGTGATCATAATGTAAATGAGAAAGGATAACGAATTCTATATCTGAAGTGGATAAGCCATTATTCTTTAAGGAATTTAGTAAATATTCCTTATTTCCAAAATGACCTGGATCATATATGCCATATCTTCCATCACTCTCTATTAGTACTATGTTACAAAAGCCTAGAAAACCCAGATTCGTATATGCGGGTA from Thermofilaceae archaeon includes these protein-coding regions:
- a CDS encoding MBL fold metallo-hydrolase, which produces MTWKILVPGIPAYTNLGFLGFCNIVLIESDGRYGIYDPGHFGNKEYLLNSLKNNGLSTSDIEFVILSHLHYDHSLNSLIFSKAKIYASKREVEYTQNTPDLYSAQYLPTLLNDRLIKVEEGDTLYGLKFILLPGHTAGTLGVIDNDTMLVGDAIKYVNDAKKRETSFAYYNLSAANQSITKALKMGKIIVPGHDLPFKVSESKIEELPNFIYDFIIFIKNDMKISILKT